Proteins encoded in a region of the bacterium genome:
- a CDS encoding SDR family oxidoreductase has translation MTVKGKIALVTGSGRGLGQAICRELALAGATVYVTDIDLETAEKSAIQIKSGVSEDLIENIYALACDVRNEAQAKEVIGKIVEEQGRIDILVNNAGVNVTATVEDLSVVEWDRTVSTILRGAYVMSHTVFPQMKKQGGGNIINIVSSLAKRVKENSPAYVASKWGLQGLSQLLYMQGRKYSIKVTALSPAGMRTRMLLDRFPDLDQSKIMDPAEVAKVVRFILELPEEIAIPDLFMMSTKEETWP, from the coding sequence ATGACAGTAAAAGGCAAAATAGCTCTTGTAACAGGTAGTGGAAGAGGTTTGGGACAGGCTATTTGTAGGGAGTTGGCGCTTGCCGGCGCAACTGTTTATGTGACCGATATTGATCTGGAAACGGCGGAAAAATCTGCCATACAGATAAAAAGTGGGGTATCGGAAGATCTGATCGAGAATATCTATGCACTGGCTTGCGATGTTAGAAACGAGGCACAAGCGAAAGAAGTAATTGGGAAGATTGTTGAGGAACAGGGTCGAATTGATATTTTAGTAAATAATGCCGGTGTAAATGTGACGGCTACAGTAGAAGATTTGTCGGTCGTTGAATGGGATCGTACCGTCTCAACAATTTTGCGTGGCGCATACGTTATGTCGCATACAGTTTTTCCTCAAATGAAGAAACAAGGAGGTGGAAACATTATTAATATTGTTTCCAGTCTGGCGAAGCGTGTAAAAGAAAATTCTCCCGCGTATGTGGCGAGTAAGTGGGGATTGCAGGGTCTAAGTCAGCTGTTATATATGCAGGGAAGAAAATATAGTATCAAAGTGACCGCCTTGAGCCCAGCCGGGATGCGAACACGGATGTTGTTGGACCGTTTTCCAGATTTAGATCAATCCAAAATAATGGATCCAGCGGAAGTAGCCAAAGTAGTACGGTTTATTTTGGAATTACCAGAAGAAATTGCCATTCCCGATTTATTTATGATGTCGACAAAAGAAGAAACCTGGCCGTAA
- a CDS encoding nuclear transport factor 2 family protein, which produces MIDRSLAENILKTYGEAWVGQDTNKILSIFHTDGIYHERVLGKPMIGHTEIAQYWQTKVVAEQSDIKFQLLNYYLSENTVIAEWEAFFNSNIENCRVHIKEVAILEIEGDKIKSLREYWQSEKLPLG; this is translated from the coding sequence ATGATCGACAGATCACTAGCTGAAAATATCTTGAAAACATACGGCGAAGCTTGGGTTGGACAGGATACTAACAAAATATTGAGTATTTTTCATACTGACGGAATATATCACGAGCGTGTTCTGGGCAAGCCAATGATTGGCCACACGGAAATTGCCCAATACTGGCAAACAAAAGTTGTTGCCGAGCAATCTGATATCAAATTCCAACTGTTAAATTACTATTTGAGCGAAAACACTGTTATCGCCGAATGGGAAGCATTTTTCAACAGCAACATTGAAAATTGTCGCGTCCACATCAAAGAGGTCGCAATTCTTGAGATCGAAGGCGACAAAATCAAGTCATTAAGAGAATATTGGCAGTCGGAAAAACTACCACTCGGATAA
- a CDS encoding Type 1 glutamine amidotransferase-like domain-containing protein, whose translation MKEIVMTKIIVTIGGGEIRTKGTISIDKEIISLSKKENPKLLFIPTASTDSEGYWKHIQNYFGNQLKCKTDVLFLITQHPTNTEIKQKIDSADIIYVGGGNTLKMIRLWQHLGVDKLLWQAYQKGTVLCGISAGSICWYESGHSDSMAFYNPKKWKYINVKGLGFIKGIHCPHYNSRTLGVPRRKSFQEMMQKIGGFGIAIEDNCAIEFIDGKYFKVITSKKRAGAYRVFKKDGQVVQKRIEQTQELLPIAELYTSL comes from the coding sequence ACAAAGAGATCATAAGTCTCTCCAAAAAAGAAAACCCTAAACTACTTTTTATACCTACAGCAAGTACTGATTCTGAAGGCTACTGGAAACACATTCAAAATTATTTTGGCAATCAATTAAAATGCAAAACCGATGTTCTTTTTCTCATTACCCAACATCCAACCAATACAGAAATAAAACAAAAAATTGATTCAGCCGATATTATTTACGTTGGCGGAGGCAATACTCTTAAAATGATCCGCCTTTGGCAACATCTTGGGGTTGATAAACTTTTATGGCAGGCATATCAAAAAGGTACGGTTCTTTGTGGAATTAGTGCTGGCTCTATTTGTTGGTATGAATCCGGCCACAGCGACTCGATGGCCTTCTATAATCCCAAAAAATGGAAATACATCAATGTAAAAGGCCTTGGTTTTATTAAAGGAATCCATTGCCCACACTACAACAGCAGAACTCTCGGCGTTCCGCGAAGAAAAAGCTTTCAGGAGATGATGCAAAAGATTGGCGGTTTTGGTATTGCCATTGAAGATAATTGTGCAATCGAATTTATTGATGGAAAATATTTTAAAGTAATCACTTCAAAAAAACGTGCTGGCGCATACAGGGTTTTCAAAAAAGACGGACAAGTCGTTCAAAAACGCATAGAGCAAACCCAAGAATTACTCCCCATCGCTGAGCTCTATACAAGTTTATGA